From one Lotus japonicus ecotype B-129 chromosome 3, LjGifu_v1.2 genomic stretch:
- the LOC130742680 gene encoding transcription factor bHLH30-like: protein MEAFDWDCGILGDAPKRISDGFEVNNGVNGSGYGSPLSLVLDRERGELVEAPAKLERKGVSNERSIDALKNHSEAERRRRARINAHLDTLRNVIPGAMKMDKASLLGEVLRHLKDLKRNAAQDCEGLMIPKDNDEINVEEQEGGLNGFPYSIRASLCCEYKPGLLSNIRQELDSLHLMIIKADIATLGSRMKNVLVIISCEERNFEDAEYRQFLAGSVHQALRSVLNRFCVSQEVLGTKKRRRISIFSSSSLEDFL, encoded by the exons ATGGAAGCTTTTGATTGGGACTGTGGCATCCTTGGAGATGCTCCTAAGAGAATCAGTGATGGTTTTGAAGTAAACAATGGTGTAAATGGAAGTGGGTATGGTTCACCTCTCTCTCTGGTTTTGGATAGAGAGAGAGGGGAGCTTGTGGAGGCCCCTGCCAAATTGGAACGGAAGGGTGTGTCCAATGAGAGAAGCATTGATGCTTTGAAGAACCATAGCGAGGCAGAGAGAAGGAGGAGAGCGAGGATCAATGCACATCTTGATACTCTTCGCAATGTGATCCCAGGTGCTATGAAG ATGGACAAAGCATCATTACTTGGTGAGGTTCTTAGACATTTGAAAGATCTGAAAAGGAATGCAGCACAAGATTGTGAAGGTTTAATGATACCAAAGGACAATGATGAAATCAATGTTGAAGAACAGGAGGGTGGGTTGAATGGTTTTCCTTATTCAATTAGAGCATCACTATGTTGTGAATATAAACCAGGGTTATTGTCTAATATAAGACAAGAACTAGATTCTCTTCATCTTATGATAATCAAGGCAGATATTGCAACTCTGGGAAGCAGGATGAAGAATGTGCTTGTGATTATTAGCTGCGAAGAACGGAACTTTGAAGATGCTGAGTACCGTCAGTTTCTCGCGGGCTCTGTTCACCAAGCTCTGAGGTCTGTACTCAATAGATTTTGTGTTTCACAGGAGGTCTTAGGAACCAAAAAAAGAAGGAGAATTTCTATATTCAGTTCATCATCTTTAGAAGATTTCTTATAA